The nucleotide sequence CGCCTTCGATGCCTCCACCCTCGAAATCTGGGCGTCGCTCTCCGCCGGGGCCCGGCTCGTGCTGCTGCCGCCGGGCCGGGTCGATCCCGCCGAGCTGGGTGCGGTGGTCGCGGCCGAGGGGGTCACCGTGCTCTGGCTGACCGCAGGGCTCTTCCACCAGCTGGTCGACCACCACCTCGACCGCCTCGCCGGGGTGCGCCACCTGATCGCGGGCGGCGACGTCATCTCCCCCGACGCCGTGCGGCGGCTGCTGGCCGCGCACCCGGACCTGGTCTTCACCAACGGCTACGGCCCGACCGAGAACACGACCTTCACCACCTGCGCCACGTTCGGTGGCCCGGCAGCCCGCCCCGGCGAGGCCGGCCCGCTGCCGATCGGCCGGCCGATCCGGGGCACCCGGGTCCGGGTGCTCGACCGGCTCGGCAGACCGGTGCCACCGGGGGTGGTGGGCGACCTGTACGCCCTCGGCGAGGGCCTGGCCCTCGGCTACCTCGGCCGGCCCGCGGTCACCGCGGCCGTGTTCACGCCGGCCGGCGGCGGCGAACGCCAGTACCGCACCGGCGACCTGGCCCGCTGGCGCACGGACGGCTCGCTGGACTTCCTCGGCCGGGCCGATGACCAGGTCAAGATCAAGGGGTACCGGGTCGAGCCGGCCGAGGTCGCCGCCGCGCTCGGCGCGCACCCCGCCGTCACCGCCGCGGTGGCGCTGCCGGAACCCGGTGCCGGCGGGAGCACCCGGCTCGCCGCCTACGTCGTGTTCGCCGACGGCGACCGGCCCGGTGTGCCCGCGCCGGCGCTGCGCGACTGGCTGCGCGAACGGCTGCCGGAGTTCCTGGTCCCGGCCAGGATCGTCGCCCTCGACGCCTTCCCGTTGACCCCCAACGGGAAGCTCGACCGGGAAGCGCTGCCCGGCTCGGCCGCCGAGGAGGGTGCGCTCGACGAGAACGGCGCCCCGGAGGATGCGCTCGAGCGGTTCCTCTGTGAACTGTGGGCGAAGGTCTTGATGGTGGACAGCGTCGGCGTCGACGACGACTTCTTCGAGCTGGGCGGCCACTCGCTGGTCGCGGCCGACCTGCTCGGACAGTTGCAGCAGGACTTCGGCGTGGAGCTGCCCGCCCGCACGTTCTACCTCAGCCCGACGATCGCCGAGCTGGCGGAGCTGAAGGAGCTGCGCCCGCTGCGTGAGCGCTTCGAAGCTCCCCTGCCGTGAGGCACTACCAACTTTGGTAGTCCACAGTGGACAAATCGAGGCATTTCACGACAACCGGATGTCACGTGTGGTACAAGTGGATGGCGGTCGCAGACCATCGAGTCGCATCGATCGGGAGGACACCGACATCCTGGGGGATCAAGGTATGCCATCGATTCAGGGGTACAACGACGTGCCCATGTCCGCCTCGGCCGAACCCGGGCCGCCAGTACCCCGGCCCCGTGCCGTCACCCCTTGGCGGCTCCACGCACGGGGCCGCGAGGCGGAGCTGGCCCGGCTCACCGGCATCGTGGACGGCGCCGAACCCGACGTCCGCGCGGTGCGGATCAGCGGTGACCCGTGGAGCGGAAAGTCCGAACTGCTCACGGCGCTCGCCGGCCACGCGAAGGAACGCGGGTGGACGGTCGCCTGCGGCGCAGCGGGCCCGCTGCCCGGGTCGCTGCCCTTCGGCGTTTTCTCCGACGCCCTCGAAAACCTGCTGACGTCACGGGACCCGGCGCTGCTCGACGGCTTCCCGAAGTACCACGTCTCCTGGCTGGCCGGCATCTGCCCGGCGCTGGCCCAGTACTCGCCCGATGCGGCCGTGCCGACCGGCCCGTCGGAACTGCGGCACCTCTTCCACGCGGTGCGCGCCCTGCTGGAACGGCTCAGCGCCGGCGTCCCCCTGCTGCTGGTGGTCGACGACCTGCAGTGGGCGGACCCGGCGTCGGTCGACCTGTTCACCCACCTGATCCGGCGCCCGCCGGACGCGCCGGTCCTGCTGGTGACCGCGCTGCGCCCCCGGCAAACCGCGGGTGACCTGCTGGCAGCGCTCGACGAGAGCGTGGACGGCGTCGCGCACGTCGAACTGCCCGCGCTCGCCGAGGACTACCTCGGCACCCTGCTGCCGGCCGGCCTGCCCGCCGACCGCCGCCGGGCCCTGCTGGACGCCGCGGACGGCAACCCGGGCCTGCTGCGCGCCCTGGCCGCGGCGGAAGACCAGGACACCTTCGCCGCGCCCGGGTACGCCCCGAACCGGCCCGGCGGGCCGGGGATGCCGGTGTCCCCGCGGCGCGAGTTCCGCACCCTGTCCCCGTTCACCTGGACCGTCGCGCACGCGGCGGCCCTGATGCGCGAGTCGTTCGACACCGGGCTGCTGGCCGCGGTGGCGGAGGACTCCGAGGTACCGACCAGAGCCGCGGTCGACGAACTGGTGGCGCACGACATCCTGCGCGTGGACGGCAGCAAGCGCACGTTCCGGTTCCGCAACGCGCTGCTGCGGGACACCGCCCGCCAGGCCGCCGGCGCCGCCTGGCGGCTCGGCGCGCACGCCAGGGCCGCCGAGGCGCTGCGTGAGCGCGACGCGCCTGCCCCGGAAATCGCCTACCACCTGGCGCACTGCGTGCTGGTCGAGGAGAACGACGCCGCCGGGATCCTGGTCGACGCCGCCCGCGAGGTCCGCTGGGAGCGACCGGCGGACGCCGCCACCTGGCTGCGCCGGGCACTGGACCCGCGCGGCCCGGCGTGCGCCGACCACGTGCCGCTGCTGGCCATCGCGCTCGTGGTCACCGGCCGCACGTCCGACGCCCGGCTCCTGTTCGACCAGGTGGCGCACACCCCGGAGACCGCGCTGTGGGCCGGGCGGGCGCTGCACCTGGACGGCAACCGCGAAGCCGCGGGCGACCTGCTTCGCATCGGACTGCGCATCGCCGATCCCGGTGACCACCGCACCCGGGCCCGGCTGGTCGCGGAGCTGCTCGCCACCACCGTCGACGGCCGCCACCCCACCGCGGTCCCCGACCTGTCGATCCTCTCGTCCGCACAGCGGGTGCCCGGCCTCGGCGTGCTGGCCGAGCACCTGGACCCGGTCACCGACGCGGGCCCGCGCGCCCTGCTGCTGGCACTGGCCACCCTCACCGAGCCCACCGGCCGGGCCGCCGAAGACCAGCTGCTGAAGGCCCGGACCCTGATGGCCAACGTGTCCGATGCGGACCTGGCCCCCGACGTGACCCCGCTCTACTGGCTGGCGCGGGCCGAGCACGCGCTCGCCCACGACGACCAGGCCGCCCGGCACCTGCGCCGGGCCCTGGCGATCGCCACCCGGTTCGGTCACCGCTACGTCCTCGACGGCCTCACCACCCTGCTCGAGCACTTCGACGAGAAGCAGGACCAGGAGACCGACGGCCCCTCGGGGGACCGGATCCCGGAGGTGCCGGACCCGCGCCGGGACGAGCCGGACCCGGACCTGCCGGACCTGCCGTCGGAGCTGGCCCAGCTGAGCGGCCGCGAGCGCGAGATCTCCCGCCTGGTCAGCGACGGCCGGACGAACCAGCAGATCGCCCGGACACTGGGCCTGAGCCACAAGACGGTGGAGACCTACCTGGCACGCATCTTCAAGAAGCTCGCGCTGTGCTCACGGGCCCAGCTCGCCACCATCGTCGGCCGCTCGGTCTCCACCCCGGCCGGCCCCCCGATCCCGGCGAGAGTGGCCTCCGAGCGGCTGATGCCGGCCTGACGGGTCAGGAACCGGGGCTGCGCAACGAGGACGCCGCCGCGGCCGCGACCGCTTCGGCCACTGTGGACAGTGCGGGCAGGTCCAGTTTCCACTGTTGCCAGTAGAGCGGCACGTCCACCGGCCGGTCCCGCACGAGTGGCACCAGCGTGCCGGCCCGCAGGCCCGGTGCCGCCTGCACCTCGGGCACCATGCCCCACCCGAGGCCGGCTTCGACCGCGGCGACGACCATCTCCGAGGCCGGGACGTAGTGCCGCAAGGCACTCGCCCCGCCCCCGCCGAGCAGCCGCACGAAGGCGTCCTGCAGATCGTCGTGGTCGTCGAACATCACGACCGGCGCCGCGGACAGGTCGTCCCGCAGCGCGCCGGTCACCCACCGCGCCGCGAAGGCGGGGGCGGCCAGCGGCAGGTAGCGCAGGTCGCCGAGCGGGCGCACGGAGCAGCCCTGCACCGGAGCGGCCGAAGACGTCACCGCCGCCATCACCCGGCCCTCCCGCAGCAACGTGGTGGTGTGCTCCTGGTCCTCGCGGTGCAGTTCGAAACAGATCGGCGGGTCGGCGGTCACCCCGGCGAGCGCCGGCAGGAACCAGGTGGACAGCGAATCGGCGTTGACCGCGATCGGCACCCGCACGGGCTCGCCGCTCATGCCGAGTTCGGCCCGCGCGTCCCGCTCGAGGGCCGCGAGCCGCCGCGCGAACCGGACCACGACCTGCCCGGAGTCGGTGACCCGCACCGGTTTCGTGCGGGTCACCAGCACACTGCCGGTGCGCTGTTCGAGCGCCTTCACCCGCTGGCTCACGGCCGACGGCGTCACGTGCAGCCCCGCCGCGGCGGCGTCGAACGTGCCCGCGTCGACCACCGCGAGCAGCGTCCTGACCTGATCCAGCGGCAGCTCCGTCATCACGAAAACTGATCTTACGGAGAGACCTTCAGCTGTGCTGTTGCCCGGTCAGGACACAGTCGCCTTCGCGCGCTGAGCCGACTTCTTCGCCTGGTTGCCGCACACTCCCATCGAGCACCACCGCCGCGTTCCCGGCCGGGACGTGTCGAGGAACAGCGCCCCGCACCGGGCGCCCTCGCACCGGCGGACCCTCGCGAACTCCGGCGACGTCACCAGTTCCAGCGCGTCCCGGGCCAGCAACGCCAGCATCGCCGACGCGGGATCCGCCGCCTGCCAACGCAGTTCGCCCGACGGCGTCAGCGAAGGGGCGGGTACCGGCTGGGCCGCGACGCGGTTCAGCCGCTGCCGCGTCGACGGGCGCGCCGAAGCCGTCAGCAGCTCGTGGATCGCCTCGCGGACCGCACGCGCATCGCCGGCCGACACGGGCCGGACCGGGGTGGCGAACGGGCCGAACCGGTCGATCCAGGCTCCCCACGCCGCCGCGTCCGGCAGCTCCTCCGTCTCCGACGGGGTCCCCCGGTACCGCAGCGTCCGGATGAAGTCGAGGCACAGGCGGCCCGCTCCCGCGCGGAATTTGTCCGTCATAAGGGTCACAGTACGCCGGAACCGGTTTGACTGGTACCGTCGGGAACCGATCAAACCGGTTCCACGATGGGGGCGCGCATGACCGAGACCGAGCAGAAAGCCCCGCCCGGCTGGCTCGTGCTGCTCCTGGCCGTCTCCTGTGGACTGACCGTCGCGAACCTCTACTACGCCCAGCCGTTGCTCGCCGAGCTGCGGCAGGCCTTCGGGGTCGGCGAGGCCGCCGCCGGCGGGGTGGTCACCGCCACCCAGCTCGGGTACGCCGCCGGGATGCTGCTGCTCGTCCCGCTGGGCGACCGGCTCGAAAACCGCGGGCTCGTCGCGACGCTGCTCGCGGTCGCCTGCGCCGGGCTGGTCGTCACCGGGATCGCGCCCGGGTTCGCCGTGCTGCTCATCGCCTCGCTGGCCGTCGGGGCGGCGTCGGTCGTGGTGCAGATCCTCATCCCGTTCGCCGCCGACCTCTCCCCCGACGCCATCCGCGGCCGGATCGTCGGGCGGGTCGTCAGCGGGCTGCTCTTCGGGATCCTGCTCTCGCGCGTCGTGGCCAGCCTGCTCGCCGAGGTGACCAGCTGGCGGGTCGTGTTCCTGATTTCGGCCGGCGCGATGGCCGCGCTCGCCCTCGTGTTGCGCTTCATCCTGCCGCGCCGCGCGCCCAAGACCGACGTCCGCTACGGCGAGCTGCTCCGCTCCACGTTCGCCATGGCGCGGAAGCACCCTCCGCTGCGCCACCGGGCCCTCTACCAGTCGGCGATGTTCGGCGCCTTCAGCGCGTTCTGGACGACCATCGCGTTCGTCCTGACCGCGCCGCCCTTCAACTACTCCCAGCTGGGCGTGGGCCTGTTCGCCCTGGCGGGCGCGGCCGGCGCCGCGGTGGCGCCGCTGGCCGGGCGGTGGTCGGACCACGGCCACGGCCGTCGGCTCACCGCGGCCGCCTTCGTGCTCTGCGCCGCGGCCTTCGCGCTCGCCGGCTTCGGCGCGCACAGCGTCGTCCTGCTGGCGATCGCGGCGATCGCCGTCGACATGGCGGTCCAGACCACGCTGGTGGTCGGCCAGCACACGATCTACCAGCTCGACCCCTCGGCCCGAGCCCGCATCAACAGCGTTTACCTTGGCACGTTCTTCATCGGCGGCGCCATCGGCTCCCAGGCCGGTTCGATCGCCTACCA is from Amycolatopsis mediterranei and encodes:
- a CDS encoding non-ribosomal peptide synthetase, coding for MLEGVSVGGPAARTPRPSEVLAALVAVTARRAHSDTVAVTGDVTAELDLSADPTFAALSAEVSKLVGPEYTVTVGDVRLSVTGDAAEVHGAEPAQVAGQVDRALADGTRAPSPRVSELDLASDADRALVATFEGGTAPAPARLVHDLVDERARLAPDAPALTAAGKTVPYRWLAEHAEALAARLVRAGVRPGEVVGVLGDRSAGLIAGLLAVLKAGGAYLALPPDWPDARLTGLLDDAGVRIVLADAQVAGRVRGDRTAVPFDATPTAATEPRSGERTTGPLDAAAPEAAEPQPGPVLGDHALPPLDANRRAATEPLPGDLSPGTLAYVSYTSGSTGTPKGVCVPHRAVSRLVHEPDWLDAGPDDVFLQAAPIAFDASTLEIWASLSAGARLVLLPPGRVDPAELGAVVAAEGVTVLWLTAGLFHQLVDHHLDRLAGVRHLIAGGDVISPDAVRRLLAAHPDLVFTNGYGPTENTTFTTCATFGGPAARPGEAGPLPIGRPIRGTRVRVLDRLGRPVPPGVVGDLYALGEGLALGYLGRPAVTAAVFTPAGGGERQYRTGDLARWRTDGSLDFLGRADDQVKIKGYRVEPAEVAAALGAHPAVTAAVALPEPGAGGSTRLAAYVVFADGDRPGVPAPALRDWLRERLPEFLVPARIVALDAFPLTPNGKLDREALPGSAAEEGALDENGAPEDALERFLCELWAKVLMVDSVGVDDDFFELGGHSLVAADLLGQLQQDFGVELPARTFYLSPTIAELAELKELRPLRERFEAPLP
- a CDS encoding helix-turn-helix transcriptional regulator; amino-acid sequence: MPSIQGYNDVPMSASAEPGPPVPRPRAVTPWRLHARGREAELARLTGIVDGAEPDVRAVRISGDPWSGKSELLTALAGHAKERGWTVACGAAGPLPGSLPFGVFSDALENLLTSRDPALLDGFPKYHVSWLAGICPALAQYSPDAAVPTGPSELRHLFHAVRALLERLSAGVPLLLVVDDLQWADPASVDLFTHLIRRPPDAPVLLVTALRPRQTAGDLLAALDESVDGVAHVELPALAEDYLGTLLPAGLPADRRRALLDAADGNPGLLRALAAAEDQDTFAAPGYAPNRPGGPGMPVSPRREFRTLSPFTWTVAHAAALMRESFDTGLLAAVAEDSEVPTRAAVDELVAHDILRVDGSKRTFRFRNALLRDTARQAAGAAWRLGAHARAAEALRERDAPAPEIAYHLAHCVLVEENDAAGILVDAAREVRWERPADAATWLRRALDPRGPACADHVPLLAIALVVTGRTSDARLLFDQVAHTPETALWAGRALHLDGNREAAGDLLRIGLRIADPGDHRTRARLVAELLATTVDGRHPTAVPDLSILSSAQRVPGLGVLAEHLDPVTDAGPRALLLALATLTEPTGRAAEDQLLKARTLMANVSDADLAPDVTPLYWLARAEHALAHDDQAARHLRRALAIATRFGHRYVLDGLTTLLEHFDEKQDQETDGPSGDRIPEVPDPRRDEPDPDLPDLPSELAQLSGREREISRLVSDGRTNQQIARTLGLSHKTVETYLARIFKKLALCSRAQLATIVGRSVSTPAGPPIPARVASERLMPA
- a CDS encoding LysR family transcriptional regulator ArgP, with amino-acid sequence MTELPLDQVRTLLAVVDAGTFDAAAAGLHVTPSAVSQRVKALEQRTGSVLVTRTKPVRVTDSGQVVVRFARRLAALERDARAELGMSGEPVRVPIAVNADSLSTWFLPALAGVTADPPICFELHREDQEHTTTLLREGRVMAAVTSSAAPVQGCSVRPLGDLRYLPLAAPAFAARWVTGALRDDLSAAPVVMFDDHDDLQDAFVRLLGGGGASALRHYVPASEMVVAAVEAGLGWGMVPEVQAAPGLRAGTLVPLVRDRPVDVPLYWQQWKLDLPALSTVAEAVAAAAASSLRSPGS
- a CDS encoding CGNR zinc finger domain-containing protein, producing MTDKFRAGAGRLCLDFIRTLRYRGTPSETEELPDAAAWGAWIDRFGPFATPVRPVSAGDARAVREAIHELLTASARPSTRQRLNRVAAQPVPAPSLTPSGELRWQAADPASAMLALLARDALELVTSPEFARVRRCEGARCGALFLDTSRPGTRRWCSMGVCGNQAKKSAQRAKATVS
- a CDS encoding MFS transporter; this encodes MTETEQKAPPGWLVLLLAVSCGLTVANLYYAQPLLAELRQAFGVGEAAAGGVVTATQLGYAAGMLLLVPLGDRLENRGLVATLLAVACAGLVVTGIAPGFAVLLIASLAVGAASVVVQILIPFAADLSPDAIRGRIVGRVVSGLLFGILLSRVVASLLAEVTSWRVVFLISAGAMAALALVLRFILPRRAPKTDVRYGELLRSTFAMARKHPPLRHRALYQSAMFGAFSAFWTTIAFVLTAPPFNYSQLGVGLFALAGAAGAAVAPLAGRWSDHGHGRRLTAAAFVLCAAAFALAGFGAHSVVLLAIAAIAVDMAVQTTLVVGQHTIYQLDPSARARINSVYLGTFFIGGAIGSQAGSIAYHLGGWTAVVVFAGVLPLLGLAGMTRTRG